From Nicotiana tabacum cultivar K326 chromosome 22, ASM71507v2, whole genome shotgun sequence, one genomic window encodes:
- the LOC142176683 gene encoding uncharacterized protein LOC142176683 isoform X2 yields the protein MSTSQNLPMTVMTKIPLELYMWWEDLGESGQDVVKLYLGGLTGLLKISPRGDIIKALVTFWDPAHNVFHFSDFELTPTLEEIVGYIGSTESLRHKYLVTPRAVTLHKFLDLLKISRGVQYPDLAAGFSTPQFIYQRYGHIGGFNNPESKIRSKGNQLKWEKHRCFAFLVVFLGLLVFPRKNGNIDVRIAGVVNTLLTQDKSTLAPMIVSEIFRALTSCKAGGNFFEGCNLLLQMWMIKHLCHRPQYMNYGSTGKSCIGEFYTRVDGFNMPEGVIEWISCLCSVTANQTEWTLGWLSVDEIIYMPATGPHFLLMGLKSIQPYASYWVLRQLRRCQIVPKDEDLSRHVVEIRSDG from the coding sequence atgagcacgagtcaaaacTTGCCAATGACGGTCATGACCAAGATTCCTTTGGAACTGtatatgtggtgggaagatctgggtgAATCGGGACAAGATGTGGTCAAACTTTACTTGGGGGGTCTCACCGGGTTATTGAAGATCAGTCCTAGAGGAGACATAATAAAGGCACTGGTTACGTTTTGGGATCCAGCTCACAATGTGTTccatttctcggattttgaactcacacccACTTTGGAAGAGATAGTTGGGTATATTGGGAGCACTGAATCTTTGAGACACAAGTATTTGGTcactccaagagctgtcactctGCACAAGTTTCTAGATTTGCTAAAGATAAGTAGAGGAGTCCAATACCCAGATTTGGCAGCTGGTTTTTCCACTCCACAGTTCATATACCAGCGATACGGACACATAGGGGGTTTCAACAATCCTGAAAGCAAAATTCGCAGCAAAGGGAACCAACTAAAATGGGAAAAACACAGGTGCTTCGCTTTCTTGGTGGTATTTTTGGGACTTCTAGTGTTTCCCAGGAAAAATGGAAATATCGATGTAAGGATAGCTGGGGTCGTcaacactttgcttactcaggacaaaagcaccctcgcacccatgatagtgtctgaaatcttccgagctctcacatcTTGTAAAGCCGGAGGAAACTTTTTTGAAGGGTgcaacttgctgctacaaatgtggatgattaaGCATCTATGTCATCGTCCTCAGTACATGAACTATGGGTCGACAGGGAAAAGCTGCATAGGGGAGTTTTATACAAGGGTCGACGGGTTTAACATGCCAGAAGGGGTCATAGAATGGATATCTTGCCTCTGCTCCGTCACTGCAAATCAAACAGAGTGGACGTTGGGTTGGCTTTCTGTagatgaaatcatatacatgccagctaccggtcctcacttcctcctgatgggtctcaaaagcatccagccttatgcctcatactgggttttgagacaactaaGGAGATGTCAAATAGTGCCCAAGGATGAAGACCTTAGCCGCCATGTGGTCGAGATCCGTTCTGATGGATAG
- the LOC142176683 gene encoding uncharacterized protein LOC142176683 isoform X1, whose translation MCRMSTSQNLPMTVMTKIPLELYMWWEDLGESGQDVVKLYLGGLTGLLKISPRGDIIKALVTFWDPAHNVFHFSDFELTPTLEEIVGYIGSTESLRHKYLVTPRAVTLHKFLDLLKISRGVQYPDLAAGFSTPQFIYQRYGHIGGFNNPESKIRSKGNQLKWEKHRCFAFLVVFLGLLVFPRKNGNIDVRIAGVVNTLLTQDKSTLAPMIVSEIFRALTSCKAGGNFFEGCNLLLQMWMIKHLCHRPQYMNYGSTGKSCIGEFYTRVDGFNMPEGVIEWISCLCSVTANQTEWTLGWLSVDEIIYMPATGPHFLLMGLKSIQPYASYWVLRQLRRCQIVPKDEDLSRHVVEIRSDG comes from the coding sequence atgtgcagaatgagcacgagtcaaaacTTGCCAATGACGGTCATGACCAAGATTCCTTTGGAACTGtatatgtggtgggaagatctgggtgAATCGGGACAAGATGTGGTCAAACTTTACTTGGGGGGTCTCACCGGGTTATTGAAGATCAGTCCTAGAGGAGACATAATAAAGGCACTGGTTACGTTTTGGGATCCAGCTCACAATGTGTTccatttctcggattttgaactcacacccACTTTGGAAGAGATAGTTGGGTATATTGGGAGCACTGAATCTTTGAGACACAAGTATTTGGTcactccaagagctgtcactctGCACAAGTTTCTAGATTTGCTAAAGATAAGTAGAGGAGTCCAATACCCAGATTTGGCAGCTGGTTTTTCCACTCCACAGTTCATATACCAGCGATACGGACACATAGGGGGTTTCAACAATCCTGAAAGCAAAATTCGCAGCAAAGGGAACCAACTAAAATGGGAAAAACACAGGTGCTTCGCTTTCTTGGTGGTATTTTTGGGACTTCTAGTGTTTCCCAGGAAAAATGGAAATATCGATGTAAGGATAGCTGGGGTCGTcaacactttgcttactcaggacaaaagcaccctcgcacccatgatagtgtctgaaatcttccgagctctcacatcTTGTAAAGCCGGAGGAAACTTTTTTGAAGGGTgcaacttgctgctacaaatgtggatgattaaGCATCTATGTCATCGTCCTCAGTACATGAACTATGGGTCGACAGGGAAAAGCTGCATAGGGGAGTTTTATACAAGGGTCGACGGGTTTAACATGCCAGAAGGGGTCATAGAATGGATATCTTGCCTCTGCTCCGTCACTGCAAATCAAACAGAGTGGACGTTGGGTTGGCTTTCTGTagatgaaatcatatacatgccagctaccggtcctcacttcctcctgatgggtctcaaaagcatccagccttatgcctcatactgggttttgagacaactaaGGAGATGTCAAATAGTGCCCAAGGATGAAGACCTTAGCCGCCATGTGGTCGAGATCCGTTCTGATGGATAG